A genomic segment from Necator americanus strain Aroian chromosome III, whole genome shotgun sequence encodes:
- a CDS encoding hypothetical protein (NECATOR_CHRIII.G13150.T2) codes for MRGFPMPHPEEWAGVAQSKLASLQGWELVVVVEDSASDILDMDGVHLITFNQHNLPELEFEWGTSLRGYSMKNIGYLYAIKNGAKYIYDAEDSITLDEGAVKMFDYDKTTNGLWFYVNSKMNTSARIFNPYEFFGNKNATSGLVSRHFKNHTNARKRLRLCKERPSSVVQHGLVRGESRAISSDSGIETGADDEFNKFAPHINLAPGVFSAWDSANTLFHYGAFFALFVPVSVTSRSAMVIRSYYIQKLLHLTGASVGIHPPNSVMKRDEETRERLLDDGNLTVISNQMVEFLESWKCNQRRIETCMLALAKEFSDRHLWSEADLAAVSTWIKVLRRLSYKFPKITVENPDCAFVFEENTGGQNCRYVGIDFASSTSRNSAYTNLEIARQRIDAFKSVDEWCTVGGYGWNSRHIFPFYHRCPRRTERITESNCQYPTPSQLALMHRKDSVLTSNMDTVLVVINNHQRKTGMGLLQRLYQPYFGITIFCGTWNPYEYRDDGQYPEMISPFNYIHLSAAELVQGVFMHYCLAKVRELRLRNVRGGNAAKRAKKLFTEKYRDNEKVKELWSCYEKGLLEGGHFLDAASHVANDIGWTLSDFFYIPQKRLAYLAAALEIFYEARLFVELSMYKLLHTVPHNRLPREKFAYVPLQVRERWREYYHPNLVMIHPVKINTFTDKGKRKEFCETVIETYGKALFQCGQ; via the exons ATGCGTGGATTTCCCATGCCACATCCAGAAgaatgggcgggtgtagcgcaatcg AAGTTGGCATCACTTCAAGGTTGGGAATTGGTTGTAGTGGTCGAGGACAGCGCCTCCGATATCCTTGACATGGATGGCGTGCATTTAATCACATTCAATCAACACAATCTTCCAG AGCTTGAATTCGAGTGGGGAACTTCTCTTCGTGGGTATTCGATGAAAAATATCGGTTATCTTTACGCTATCAAAAATGGAGCGAAATATATCTATGATGCGGAAGACTCTATTACTTTAGACG AAGGAGCTGTTAAAATGTTCGACTATGACAAAACTACGAATGGGCTATGGTTCTATGTAAACAGCAAGATGAATACCAG tgcAAGGATCTTCAATCCATATGAATTTTTCGGGAATAAAAATGCCACATCTGGACTCGTCTCCAGACATTTTAAG AATCATACAAACGCTAGGAAACGACTACGATTATGCAAGGAAAGACCATCATCAGTAGTTCAACATGGATTGGTGAGAGGAGAATCCAGAGCAATTTCCAG cGATTCCGGAATCGAAACAGGCGCCGACGACGAGTTCAACAAGTTTGCTCCTCATATCAATCTTGCGCCAG GAGTATTTTCTGCGTGGGATTCCGCTAACACTCTTTTCCATTATGGCGCATTCTTCGCCCTTTTTGTCCCAGTATCCGTTACTTCTAg GAGCGCAATGGTGATACGGTCGTACTACATCCAGAAATTGTTGCATTTAACTGGCGCCAGCGTTGGAATCCATCCACCAAATTCGGTGATGAAAAGAGATGAGGAGACGAGAGAAAGACTTCTTGACGATGG aaatttaacCGTAATCTCCAACCAAATGGTCGAGTTTCTGGAATCATGGAAATGTAATCAGAGGCGGATCGAAACGTGTATGCTTGCATTGGCGAAGGAATTTAG TGATAGACACCTTTGGAGCGAAGCAGATCTTGCAGCTGTATCGACATGGATTAAGGTGCTTAGACGATTATC CTACAAATTCCCCAAAATCACCGTCGAGAACCCGGATTGTGCCTTTGTGTTTGAGGAGAATACAGGTGGTCAAAATTGTCGCTATGTCGGTATCGATTTTGCCTCATCCACTTCAAGAAACAGTGCTTATACG AATTTAGAAATTGCTCGTCAAAGGATTGATGCATTCAAATCCGTAGATGAATGGTGTACTGTAGGCGGTTACGGTTGGAATTCTCgtcatatttttccattttatcatCGGTGTCCGCGTCGTACGGAACGCATTACAGAATCGAACTGCCAATATCCTACTCCATCTCAATTGGCGTTGATGCATAGGAAGGATTCGGTGTTGACGAGTAACATGGATACA GTATTAGTCGTAATCAATAACCATCAACGGAAGACAGGGATGGGGCTACTGCAACGACTCTATCAACCATACTTTGGGATCACAATTTTCTGTGggacctggaatccgtacgaATATCGTGACGATG GTCAATATCCGGAAATGATTTCTCCGTTCAACTACATCCATCTTTCGGCGGCTGAATTGGTGCAAGGTGTCTTTATGCATTATTGTTTGGCGAAAGTCCGAGAACTCAGACTTCGAAATGTTCGAG gtggaaatgCCGCGAAGCGTGcgaaaaaattattcacagAAAAATATCGGGATAACGAGAAAGTGAAAGAACTATGGTCATGCTATGAAAAAGGA CTGTTGGAAGGAGGTCACTTTCTGGATGCTGCCTCACACGTTGCAAATGATATCGGTTGGACATTGAGCGAttt CTTCTACATTCCGCAAAAAAGATTGGCTTATCTAGCCGCAGCGttggaaattttctatgaAGCCCGTCTTTTCGTCGAGCTTTCCATGTACAAACTTCTTCATACTGTGCCACACAACAG